The Kryptolebias marmoratus isolate JLee-2015 linkage group LG9, ASM164957v2, whole genome shotgun sequence nucleotide sequence tgacattttcaCAACCTGCAGGCAGTAAATATCAtggttgcttttttatttttgattgtaGCCTCACTAAAGCATGGTTTGGGCAATAACAAATTTACACCAAACAATTCATCGGGTCATCTTAGAAGTTTTTATATCATCTAGGTGATGAAGACTCCTGATGTTAGTGATTCTCAAAGACAGGTTGGCATATATAACTCCCAGTGAAAACATCGAAACACACATTGAAGAGATTTTCTTAAAGTTTGAGCAACTATTCGGAGAATTCATGCACACTTATGATAGAATCCTGTGCTTCAGGAAAGCCTTTACTGAGCCATCAatataaattaacaaaatgattaaatgtttcttatttttactgtaGTTACAGATGGTAATAAGTGTGATAGTTATATAAAAAGCCAAATCCATAACATCTAAATTATtctgacacattttaataaacttgaTTTGAATTCCAATTAAAATATAATGAGCTCCACATCTTTCCCAGCTTTCTGGAATTTCATCTTCATATGTCTGTAATCCTGATGATGTTTTTAACATAAtgaatttcacattttaagCCCCCTTTGGCAGCGTGTTTTGCCCCTCTTCCAGTTCAGATTTCCACTCTGGCTTGCTCGGGGTGGCGGATCCCAGCTGCACCGAGGCGTGCCGTTCGCTCGTGTGCTCATTTGTTGGCAGTGTCTCCTGAAGCAGTTTGATCTGCGCCTGttgatgttgcttttttttttttctgttagaaaGCCATTAAACGAATGGTACCAACAACACTGTTCTGCCAAGGTGAGAATAAAATACTTgtaatcttttttgtttgcaagTCGCTCAAATGAATTTGTTTACACTCTTATATCTGGAGCAAATAGGCAAAACAGCATCTTTGACGGCATGTGATCAAAAgatgtgtcattaaaaaaatatcttatgtAATTTTAATCCAAAAGCTGcttttcaaaaagttttttttagcctGTTTTGGGAAACGTGCttgtatgtcttttttttttttttacatgtttactgtcagaatgttttttttaaagttattggTTGTGGCATCTTTGTCAcataattttatgtttgataCATTTCGTTCTGTATATACGAGCATCATTTCTGATTGTGTAGTCCTTCAAGTTTGTCATACCTCTTTGTGGTTGTGGTCTTAAAGGACtatttggtcatttttgcaCCGATGATCTGTCAAATAATCAATATTTAATACCTTATCAGCGCTCACATCAGCCAAACAGCAAAGGAtaaagaaagaggcaaaagtcttcatccaagCTAGGCTAATGAGTGGCGAAACAAgagcttgttttattattcttttttaggcttataaaacaagtctttctcaaaaatgataTACTAGTGTGAAAGAACGTTACATTACCTAATATTAAATCTTTACACTATGGGTCCCCAGATGGCAGATCCATATTGGTTGTAAAaaatttttgttcttgtttttgtttacttgtgcACTTTCCCCTGTATTTATTATACATATTTTAGGTGACACAGTTTTTGgacatttacagtaattcattttaggCCTCGGTGCCatcagcatatatatatatatatatgagcttagctgaagacttttgcctcctTCTttatactctgtgctctatgaatgatgtcatggctgataaggtactaactactgctAACTATTTGGTgtaacatcacttcaaaattgaacaaactgtccctttaatgaTAACTTGAGAGACATATCTTGttgtacaaaaaacaatatgagTATGCAGCTGGAGGTTTTAACCCACCAGATATCTGGCAATCAACAACAGATGTAAAAGGAtcagtttgacaaataaatTTAGATCGTATTCTTGTGCAATCAGCCGCTGAGAAGAACTGAACTGAAGTGGAGAAATCAGCTTTATTCTGTGCTCTTTGTGAAAATAGACCCATCAGAGTTCATTCCTTGCTTTGTTTTAGAATATTGATGAGAATGCCTGCATTTTATTTGCAACAAAGCGCTACAGTATTTCTATGTCAAGGTTACATTCTGAAGTTCAAGGATTTTTCCAGCCTGCTGAGAGCTCAAACCgtttattctgcatttttttgtcttttgtctaccaaaagctgtgttttctctgctgccGGCTGTCATAGGAAGTGCTGCACTGAATGTAATAAATCAGACAAACTCTATATGTTGAGCAAATAATGTATTTGATTTGGTTTGAACTGAAGGTCAGTGGAAGTAGCACAgacagcaattttttttaaaaagggtttttttaaatcctgtccAGAAATCGCCCAGCTGGTCTGGGAGGTTTGAACTGAGTCAGCTCCATCTCACACACCCCtacttcacatttttttacaccGTGATGTACCATAAAGACATTTGTACAGTCGTCAGTACTatacaataaatcaattaagGACTTCTCTCTGCAGTCTTTATTCAAAACATATGTTAACAGTATCTATATAAATGTTGTAAATAATTACCAATAACTGAGCTAAAtttttggcgtggtagtagctgagcaccTATAGTTCTAGTTTCAAGTGATTTTAGGTGTCACATTTATAcaattattgtttcttttaaatatgattgtttttatttaaatgtctgaaaattattttaaatttaattataaatgCCATCTATTATTTGCTTGTTAAGTTGCATTCTGAATACCAAAtctttgcagattttgtttaaaaataaggaaaaaatattacagatttcaaataaatgtgctaatattttcaaataaataaatcttataaTGCAAGTCCagtaaaatctttttaaaaaaatcactctaTAACAATAACAATTAGTGGTTTAAAGCTGGTGATTAAACAAAATACTACATTCACTAATCACCATATTGCATTTTCAAGTCAAGtctattatttataaaacataaaaaacaacaaaagtgttAATTTAGAGCAAAGCaataatgaaactgaaacaaaacaattttaaaacagtaaaaaataatttaaacgtGCCATAATATAACACAACAgcgtaaaaagaaaacagcagctattaaaattattcatcagatgatgaagaaaataaaatttgtctctAGTGGATTCATATAAAAGTAACAGTGTCATAAAAAGAGATAAATGTGACCCTGAAAAAATGGCTGCATCAGACCAAGAGAAATGAAAGgcaagtgtttaaaaatgtcaacagcTAATCAAGATTTAATGTGCAATAAAAGGTCCTGTAGAAGAAGGCATCTCAGCGGTTTAGTCCACGTTGGTTTTAAGGTTCAAGTCAGGGACTGAAAGTTGCAGCTGCAATAAAAACTTATCATAAAACTTTGTGCTAATATATCACCCCTGTCCCATGGAGCCAAACCATAAAGATTTTCagaacaaataataaatcttttaacatCAACTCTGCCTCTCACAGTCCAGCTGTGCCAGAAGTGAAGCTTTCTTTCCTCTGGACGGTGTGAAACTGAGACAGCTTCATGTAAACTGAAggcctgaaggaatgcatgtcgcccagagttttaaaccaaaatcaaCTTATGAGAAACGACAGAgttgcagccgttttggtcaaaccttgtaaatgtcaTTGTGCATTTCATGAGATCTGTCAGCAGTTGGAGGATGTGTTGaagataactctcagctactgccacatcaaactttactgcaatatctgtaacattggctgagttacagctattaAAGTCACATAGTTtgggcagccatctttaattatgttgacttcaacagtcaatcagttgtagatgttcatgcATTCATTAGTTTCTGAGATATGTATTAAAAAtcgtccagtgtttcatgagatattttgctaacactgcaAGCAGATGaacacacaggaaaaacaagaaataggTCAGTCATAGTCTGATAGAGCTTTAGAGATAAGAATATGGGTGCTGATAACCACATTTCCtcaaaggtaaaagaaaaactaaaatagccATGACcctaaaaaatactttttttttgtttgtttgtttaagctgATAATTCTgcaaaacttatttatttacatgaaaaggctttaaaagtttcaaaccATTCTCTCATCACAGTTTTGAGCATATAATGCGAGTTATATGGAGAACTTTTTATTAGAACGCAGATGTTGCCGAGCCTCGTGGGGCTCGTGCCCTAGTACTGAGCTGCATCGCTCCAGAAACATGTCATGAGAGGCTCCAGTGTTTGGGAAGGCATCACTGATGattctgaaggaaaaaaaacattaaaaaactgaagagaatCTGGCATTacagtgttttaaactgagatcatttcaTGTTGAAAGACTGCAGAGTTGGGAATAACGCTCATCTATTATCACatcatattttagatttttagcaAATAAATTGACAGAGATATTGatatttatgtgttggctaatactGAATAGCTATGACAGCCATCTTGCATCcaaaatgtacatccagtgattcttttctgaaagtcgtgagatattttgctaacagacagacaaaggtaACTCCACACAGATAAtgacaaaagtttaaacaaagattttgttcaATATGTTAGAGCTCATTCAGATGCCGATTCAGTGAgattttaagaagaaaatatgtaatttaaGAAATTAATCTGTCCTAACAGATCATTCCAATAAACATCACTTTTAAATGTGGCTGTGgaaaaagtcttgagtcatccctTATTTCTTTGTATGGTATTTTTGCTTCCAAGAAGCCAGacttttctttgaactttgtctgtttttgctttaatttttagtCCTGACCATTCAGGTATGGTATTAAATGATTGTTAAGCTACCTAACTCTGACCTATGACTagctcaaacataaaaagtccCAAAACAATCAGTGTTTTCTGAACATAATTGACAACCTAATATCTAGCTTTAAATTGGATCTTAGATCACCAGACATCTCATGTTAACCTGCTGTGTTTTTGGGCTACTACctcttttgttctttattttgaagcaaACTTAACAATATGTCATGGTCAAGTACAGGAgcagtcaataaataaataaataaattttaaaaagcaggtaaagTCTAAAAGAAATTTCTCAATTAAGCCTGAAGAAAAtgttgatcaagaccactttaaatgGTGATAAGAAAATCTGGTTTCTCGAAAACAAAGTATAAAAGACcgagtttaaaacatttgcacagtactgtgtaaaagaaaatacactcAGGAACACTGTAGCTTACTTTACACTACGCTAAAGAACTTCCATACTGCGTTCTAGTAACACTAGATAGTGAAAGGAACACCGTTCAAAAACTATTCTCTGACTTCACCGATTTTTAAATGTGGCCGTGAAATATACAACCCCGCGCATGCGCGTCGACGGGTTAGTTTTGTAAACGTTAGCAGCGTGACTTCGGACTCACCCcttatgtctgtgttttgagGCGTATTTTGTGAAGTATCTGCGGTCACCACTTGTTTGCTTAGTGGGCGAGTTTCGTAAGCTTCGAACCAGCAACGAAGTCGGCGcacagcagcttttctttttgccttaCTTTAACAGAGAAGCCGCTTTTCTCCGGATGAATTTGCTGTAGCGGACAGAGGATGTTTCCAGCCAGCAGATACTCATGTAAAGGTGAGGCAGCTAACTCGTTAGTTAACACAGTGGCTTAGAGAGAAACTTGACCACTACTTATTTTAAATAGAAGTGCTGAATTCAATGCTTACTTTAGTGGTTTTAGAAAAGTTTTAAGCGTTTTGTTTATTCCCTGCCTTGCAATGTTTTTGATACAAATGCTAACGTTAGCATGCTTGCTAGCTTTAAGCTAATGTAGGTGAAAGTTGAATCAGTGTTGTGGGTCActggaaatgttttaatcttAAGAATTATGAACCAAActaccattttattttctgccctGTTATTTTCTATGGATTTTCATTGATATTAAAGTTATTCAccgttttattaaaaaaaacatgctttatgggatcagtgaaaaaaaaaaagttagcttATGTTTGCAACTAgacagctgttagcttgttgtGCAGCTTTGCTTCTTTATGCctcttttgtcacttttagcgATTTGCTTATCCTGATTTagctcagctgttttatttattgcacaGTGAGGATTTTAAAGTATGTTTTAGACTCAGTTTAGCCGAGCTCAAGCCTTGCAAAGGTGGATGAGACCTGCTAGAACTGGTCCTTACTGgggtctgttttctgtcttgcaGTGCACAGATGTATCAGGGCTTTGACAACATTACAGACAGAGCATGCTGCCCCTCAGCTGTACACAAAGGTCCACAGGAGGACATGCTCCTCAGTGTCAACACCCCGCATCACCACCCACTACACCATCCATCCTCGAGACAAAGATCCAAGATGGGAAGGTAAGAGAGCCTGTGTGAATACAATGTGAACGTCAGATTTATGATGGGATGGGATGTAAACTGAAGGGAACTGACGTGTTTGTACTTAGAGCTGCTTTGTGACAAGGGATGGTCAGCTGCtctataaaaatgtaatttggtCTCTCAAAGGTATGCAGTCACAAGTTATGTTTCATTAAACAAgtcatgttcattacatttactacacaaaatcattctcagatattgagtttttgatcagttctgcctgttttgagctcatttcagaatgagcggttttagggctaagtcactattatgcaaattagacggttcaaactctgaggattgtgactttgggacagggacACTTACTGGACACTGGCAACCAGCGGGACCGGACCTGAAAAGTGTCAGGATGGCCCCCTGGTAAAgataggttttatttatttatttattttccacactTAAGTTCAAACAGATAAAGACTGGAGACATTATATTTTCAGCCACTAATAAATGATGACTGATCAGCCTAAAAAAAATGGGAGTTTCGCTGCTCCAGGAACTAGATTCAAGGTTTTATGTAAAGGTATACGCAGACCACTCCTGACATTGAGACCCCTGATaggtaacataaaaaaaacaatgaatatctAGTTCCAATGGGAACTGTAGCaacactttagaaataaaacattttctttctaaacttTGTATTGGCATCTTTGATGCAATCAGTCActgttaaaaagttaaatagaCTGAGGCAAAGGGGAGAAATTAATGCTAAAgctataaaattaaattttatgtatttgtcaaaaataaatatttcttttttcttctcacaaaGTTGGTGTCCCTTAGGCACGTTTTCTTGCAGTGATAGTTTGTGACACTTTTTCTGcagttaaactctgtttcattTCTCTCTTAAATACAAACTTTTATTAGGTCTTcctaatattttatgtttttgttttttgtttttctcgtAGCTGTCGAAATGGAGAGGTTTGCTGATGAGGCCGATGTGGTGATTGTCGGTGGAGGCCCTGCTGGTCTTTCAGCAGCCATTCGTCTTAAACAGCTAGCCAATGAACACCAGAAGGAGCTGCGAGTGTGCGTCGTGGAGAAAGCCCCTCAGATCGGAGCCCACACTCTGTCAGGAGCCTGTTTAGAGCTCAGTGCCCTCAACGAGCTCCTTCCCGACTGGAAGGAACGAGGGGCAAGTGTCTCAGTATTTCTTGTAACCAGGTTATAGTTTCAGGTTGTTATTGTGACTGTCCCTTCTGTAACATATTGCTTTTTTTGCCTATAAATTAGCAATTTTATATTTACCACAGCAACATATTGTAAATAATATATGTGCATATCATTAATATTGTATCAGCCTGTGAAGACATGTACAATTTACACtgtatgttttataaataaataatttctgctAACATTAGAAGGTGTCTAAAATTGGTAGAGAGTTTATAATTATAGcatcattaaacaaaataaatattttaaatgtatctcttaaaaacacaagttttatttactttcttccTTCTCCAGGCACCTCTAAAAACTCCAGTGACAGAAGACGTGTTCagcattttgacagaaaaacacagaatccCAGTCCCCATATTACCAGGTAAAAGCCCGTTTCAttcttctttaataaaaatgatttactCTTCCTTTTGTATATCACAGGAATTGGGTGACAGAAAAAagactttatttatatttatttggaGTCAGTCGGGTTTTTGTTACCATTAGCGTGTTCTTTATTGTAGAACAATAAAAGGCTTCAGGCAGGTAGAAAAGTAAGATGTTTAAAACGAACAGAAAGGATTTTCAGTTCaagttatattttatattgTGTACCTAAGATGATGTGTACAAATGAATTACTCTTCAGTGGGACATTGCTGActttaaggtttatttattatcaCATCAGAGCCGAGTCCCTCGacaaaaagagaatatttggtTTTGCTCTGAGAACATCCGGTCTCAAGGGTTTGGAACAAGTGGTCAATTTAGTTGATAAAACGCAAGAATATTCCTCAGTGACTCGACCCCAGTGACAtgatttgttttgctgtctGTAGGCCTGCCCATGAGGAATCATGGTAACTACATTGTCAGGCTGGGGAACTTTGTGCGTTGGCTGGGGGAGCAAGCTGAGGAGCTCGGAGTGGAGCTTTACCCTGGTTATGCTGCAGCTGAGGTCAGACATGTTTCAGATTTCAAACATAATTCAGTTCCAGTGGCTGCGCTCCTTTTGCAGCCCAGCTGACAGACAGGGTCACCTGGTAGACGGAGTTTTCACTTCGTTTCAAGCGACGTATCAGCCAAATGCCCCTCTCAGATCCGGCGAGCAGGACCGGCGTATGTCTGCTTCTCCCACAGGACGGATGCTGAGGTCCAAATGTAATGAGTACAGCCAGTAAACCTGCTGAATATGATTAATTACAGGCTCCATGTTAACCAGCAGGTGATTCGTGGTATTTTTGATGTCTCTATTACAAGTTTatgtaaatgacaaaaaacaaacatcgcTGTGACAACTCAGCCATGATTAAAGGTGGCAGCTCCCCCCGTTGGCAACTGCTTTATTCTTCCTTTCAGAAGAAATCTCTTCCTTAACCGCTCCTCATCACTTCGAGCCAAATCATCGTCCAGCTGACTGTAAAAGGATGCATCAGTGTTTCAGTTATGGCCTAAAAGTGCAGACTGTTATTAGTTTAGGGTTTAaaggttgtatttatttaatatatattgtGAATGTGACTCaaacttattatttatttttttttttttaatcaagtaaacaaataattagTTTGGAGTTTATTCCAAGTTTACCATTTAAATGTTCAACATGTTTAGtgaaactacaaaccatcttgaggtttgaaaaaaaactaaaacgtGTTAGGAAGAGAGATGACGGGAACATTAAGAGAAGCCAAACTAAAAGTTTGTTATATTCAGAGAAAATAAGGATTGCATTGATGAGCTgacaaacataataaaaacaacaacggCTCGATTCTCttcattaaaaagataaatacaaaatgcagcCAAGGGAAAAATCCATTTTGGGAGGAAGTTGTTCATTATGTCTgccataaagacaaaaattagaGCAAAATCTAGAAAATTTAACTATAACTGCAAAAGGTTCACCTGAAGGCAAACAGCCTGGACAGATATTTGCAAAAAATTACATACAAAAATCAAGATTAACCAGAATACAGGAAGATGAAAGCATGGGGAAGCTTTGAAACGACCCTTGACCTAAAGCATAAAACCTGATTGATGAGGCAGAATGATGGGATGGATCAGGACGGCTTCCATGTGCCGCTCAGTCACTACACTTACTTGATTGTTTGACAGAAGCCCTCAGATGAATTGTGAAGGGATTTCCTGTCAGAATCAACCAAATTCATGAAAGCTGATTGGACGACAGTCCTCTGCTCAGATGGATTGCGGTTCAAAGCGTGCTATGAAAGCAACTCAGGAGATTTTGAAGTCAAAGAGGTGGGGTCCTCTCTGCACTGACAGCTTCAGTTATTTGATCATAATCTGTTAACTCTCAGGAAAAAACTAAAGCCTGAGAAAGACctacaaataaactgaaggcAGTTTGAAGTACAGAGCTGCCAAAGCCTCCAAAAAGGTCCAGCTCATTCCTTCGAGACATCTTCGAATTTgatgttttagtcatttcttaTATTGTTAGTTTTCAAAAGAGTGGACTCAATATACTGTTGTGACAAACAATCATTTCAAACTCTGTTGCTTTGCAGATCCTCTCAAAGCAGACAGTGTACACTTTAAACGTAAATTCATCAtaaaactgttgctttaaattaattttgcgtgcagcagaaaaaacaatatttacatcACTACGCAAACATGTCTAAACTGAACTGTAAATGCACACAGATGTCATTTATTGGGACTGGCAAATATTGGCTGATAGTGTCCTTGTCTGGCAGCAGACAtgttgaattttaattaaaatgttcagtCACCTTCATGCCTCAGGTGTTAATCATTATCTGCTTTAttctcaggttttatttcacGAGGATGGAAGTGTAAAAGGGATAGCCACTAATGATGTTGGCATCGCCAAGGATGGCTCGCCAAAGGTAACACACCGAAAGTTCCTTTAATATAGAAGATCCTTTTTGTTATGCTTTTGAGCTGTTTTGTGTTCTGTCATATATGTTTAAACTTCAGGACATATATGCTCCGATTGGTTAGGATACAGCAGTTTTATACAATTAAgaaataaaggaaagaaaagcacaatcatcagttttgatgtataattgaattatttaattCATATGTGCCTAAAATCTACATTTCTGTGTTGACACACAACATGGCACATCAGGTAAAATCATCCATTTAAATTCACCTTCCAGGGAGAaagattttatcattttaaatagaaacagagtcaggctttctgaaggctttcaagttttttttttactcaaaggATGAACCACTGTTGTCGTCTTTAGCAAAGAATATTACGTGACAATTGTGTGTCCATAGCACacaatttatttccatttccaAGATTGCatctaaaatgtcaaaaattacACCCTTCAGCGTGTAAAAAGCGATTCCCAGAGAGCTGCTGAAAGGACCGCTTGCTGTTCACGCAATTCCATAAGGTCTAGTATTAtaactaaagaaaacatgagggaaggagcagctgaaatgCAAAGAATAActctgaaagaccttcaggaaaGCTGGAGTAGAAATGCTCAAGATCACTCTGGCTCCCTGTGAACAATCCTACAGAAATGAGGAGTGACCAAAGATGATTTCTATCTATGCATTAAAGTAAAACTGTGTTTGCTTGCAAAAACCTGTCTTCTGGgttgctttttccttttcatttatttccattttatctttatgtgacgttttttctgtttcaggatgTTTTTGAGCGAGGAATGGAGCTTCACGCTAAAGTCACGTTGTTTGGAGAAGGCTGTCATGGCCACTTAGCTAAGCAGCTTTATAAGCAATTCAACCTGCGTGAGAACTGCGATCCCCAGACTTATGCCATTGGCCTTAAGGAGGTAATTAACATTTACTGCAGAAACACTGGCTCTCACTGTTGGGACTTTAAAGtttctgtctggttttcttTAATGAGTTTGAATGGTGTATTTTGATGAGCTGCTGGTATAAAAAccattatatttaaaatgcataaaGTAAATGTTTCTGACTAAATATAATGTGCTACACCTTGACCCTGTTTTGGATGATTCATGCCTGAGTTTCTCCAGATAAGAGTTTTATCAGCAGCAGCGATGAAGATGATAACTCCCATGATCTGGAAAAATCTCATAAAGTCATTGAACTGTCTTTTCATGCTTTAACATTTCTGCGCTCGCCATTTTATTGTAGCTGTGGGTGATTGATGAGAAGAAATGGAGGCCCGGCAGAACGGAGCATTCTGTGGGTTGGCCCCTGAACAGACACTCGTATGGAGGCTCCTTCCTGTATCACCTCAACGAAGGAGAGCCCCTCGTCGCCTTAGGCTTTGTGGTGAGTAG carries:
- the etfdh gene encoding electron transfer flavoprotein-ubiquinone oxidoreductase, mitochondrial — protein: MFPASRYSCKVHRCIRALTTLQTEHAAPQLYTKVHRRTCSSVSTPRITTHYTIHPRDKDPRWEAVEMERFADEADVVIVGGGPAGLSAAIRLKQLANEHQKELRVCVVEKAPQIGAHTLSGACLELSALNELLPDWKERGAPLKTPVTEDVFSILTEKHRIPVPILPGLPMRNHGNYIVRLGNFVRWLGEQAEELGVELYPGYAAAEVLFHEDGSVKGIATNDVGIAKDGSPKDVFERGMELHAKVTLFGEGCHGHLAKQLYKQFNLRENCDPQTYAIGLKELWVIDEKKWRPGRTEHSVGWPLNRHSYGGSFLYHLNEGEPLVALGFVVGLDYSNPYLSPFKEFQRWKHHPFVASTLEGGQRIAYGARALNEGGFQSIPKLTFPGGLLIGCSPGFMNVPKIKGTHTAMKSGILAAEAVFPKVTAENPDSETAGLHVPEYGENLKNSWVWKELYSVRNIRPSFHNPLGLYGGMIYTGIFYWILRGKEPWTLRHQGMDAHHLKPAKDCTPIEYPKPDGKISFDLLSSVALSGTNHEGDQPPHLTLKDDSVPVAKNLAVYDGPEQRFCPAGVYEYVPVETGDGMRLQINAQNCVHCKTCDIKDPSQNINWVVPEGGGGPAYNGM